Proteins from a genomic interval of Desulfuromonas acetexigens:
- a CDS encoding site-specific DNA-methyltransferase: MSEKKEIKIAAAKGRPMLTWVGKRPLRSVTAFPAQHVETFSPADVGAIHESPVWKDWPAAYPQGGLLFHGDNKEVLGHLLANGFRGKVKLIYIDPPFDSGADYVRKVQLRGGAATAKIDGESYALGEQIQYTDIWANDNYLQFMYERLMLLRELLAEDGSIYLHCDQRKQHHLRCILDEIFGSDSFRNQISRIKCNPKNFERTAFGNIHDIVFFYAKGQNNTWNDQVEELDSEDMERLFGKTTEDGKKYTTVALHASGERKGPTGEPWRGIKPPPGRHWAYVPEMLDKFDDDGRIEWSSTGNPRLILYAEDQGNRRVQDVWTMKDPIYSIYPTEKNNDLLCRIIHASTRPGDLILDCFIGSGTTAAVAQKLGRRWIGCDINKGAIQTTAKRLQGIMVEQARAIHESPLRLPGMESGEGAAPAPTQLSFTVWRVNDYDLKIQRNEAIQLACEHVGVERLPSDSFFDGKLGKKLVKIVPFEHPLSPLDLEELKRELEARPELENTVVFVCLGIELAARTWIEDWNRLRKGAETVNKIEVIELRTDEKYGNFIKHEPAAAKVAIARAGDSITVTIEDFISPTILKRLDMDTPLFKAKIADWRSQIDCVMVDTAYDGAVFNVVLADVPAKKTDLIDGAYTLPAPEGKTTVAVKIVDMLGEEVLVTEGI, from the coding sequence ATGAGTGAGAAAAAAGAGATCAAAATCGCCGCCGCCAAGGGCCGCCCGATGCTGACCTGGGTGGGGAAACGGCCGTTGCGCAGCGTGACCGCCTTTCCCGCGCAGCATGTGGAGACGTTCTCCCCCGCAGACGTAGGGGCGATTCATGAATCGCCCGTCTGGAAAGATTGGCCCGCCGCCTACCCCCAGGGCGGCCTGCTCTTTCACGGCGACAACAAGGAGGTGCTGGGGCACCTGCTGGCCAACGGCTTTCGCGGCAAGGTCAAGCTCATCTACATCGACCCGCCTTTCGACTCCGGCGCCGACTACGTGCGCAAGGTGCAACTGCGCGGCGGCGCGGCCACCGCCAAGATCGACGGGGAGAGCTACGCCCTCGGCGAGCAGATTCAGTACACCGACATCTGGGCCAACGACAACTATTTGCAGTTCATGTATGAGCGGCTGATGCTGTTGAGGGAGTTGCTGGCGGAGGATGGGTCGATTTATTTGCACTGCGACCAGCGAAAGCAGCATCATCTCAGATGCATACTTGATGAAATCTTTGGCTCAGATTCCTTCAGAAATCAAATCAGTCGGATAAAGTGTAACCCCAAGAACTTCGAACGAACGGCATTTGGAAACATCCATGATATTGTTTTTTTCTATGCTAAAGGTCAAAACAACACATGGAATGATCAAGTTGAAGAACTTGACTCCGAAGACATGGAGAGGCTTTTTGGAAAAACAACTGAGGATGGGAAAAAGTACACGACCGTTGCCCTCCATGCTTCCGGTGAGCGAAAAGGGCCGACTGGTGAACCTTGGCGAGGCATAAAACCCCCGCCTGGCCGACATTGGGCATATGTCCCCGAGATGCTTGATAAATTTGATGATGATGGGCGAATCGAATGGTCCTCCACAGGAAATCCAAGGCTTATTTTATATGCTGAGGATCAAGGGAATCGTCGGGTACAGGACGTTTGGACCATGAAGGACCCTATCTACAGCATTTACCCGACCGAAAAAAACAACGATTTGCTTTGCCGAATTATCCATGCTTCAACAAGGCCAGGGGATTTGATTCTCGACTGTTTCATCGGCTCCGGCACCACCGCCGCCGTGGCCCAGAAACTCGGCCGCCGCTGGATCGGCTGCGACATCAACAAGGGGGCGATCCAGACCACGGCCAAGCGGTTACAGGGGATCATGGTGGAACAAGCCAGGGCGATTCATGAATCGCCCCTACGGTTGCCGGGGATGGAGAGCGGCGAGGGAGCCGCGCCCGCGCCGACGCAGTTATCCTTCACCGTCTGGCGGGTCAATGACTACGACCTGAAAATCCAGCGCAACGAGGCGATTCAGCTCGCCTGCGAGCATGTCGGCGTCGAACGTCTGCCCTCCGACAGCTTCTTCGACGGCAAGCTCGGCAAAAAGTTGGTCAAGATCGTCCCCTTCGAGCATCCTCTTTCCCCCCTCGATCTTGAGGAACTGAAACGGGAACTCGAAGCGCGCCCCGAGTTGGAAAACACTGTCGTCTTCGTTTGTCTCGGCATCGAACTGGCCGCCCGCACCTGGATCGAAGATTGGAACCGCCTGCGCAAGGGGGCGGAAACCGTTAACAAAATCGAAGTCATCGAACTGCGCACCGACGAGAAATACGGCAACTTCATCAAGCACGAACCGGCCGCGGCCAAGGTCGCCATCGCCCGCGCCGGCGACTCCATTACCGTCACCATCGAGGACTTCATCAGTCCGACCATCCTCAAGCGCCTCGACATGGACACGCCCCTGTTCAAGGCCAAAATCGCCGACTGGCGCAGCCAGATCGACTGCGTGATGGTCGACACCGCGTATGACGGCGCGGTTTTCAACGTGGTGCTCGCCGACGTGCCGGCCAAGAAAACCGACCTGATCGACGGCGCCTACACCCTCCCCGCGCCGGAGGGAAAAACCACGGTCGCGGTGAAGATCGTCGATATGCTGGGGGAAGAAGTGCTGGTTACGGAAGGGATTTAA
- a CDS encoding Fic family protein, whose translation MNSLAPIYVEKIVVPQRLVSTIRQIGEHKGKQELYKQQAPEMLENLRRVAMIQSTESSNRLEGIVADEKRLRALVAEKTAPANRSEAEIAGYRDVLNTIHASYDHIPFSDNVVLQLHRDLMKYAGKEGGRWKSVANEITEILPDGNKHVRFVPVAPHQTAEAMRVLHDRYNELTRRQEWDPLLLIPFYVLDFLCIHPFLDGNGRMARLLTVLLLYQNGYEVGRYISLERIVEQSKESYYDTLYVASQGWHEGRHDILPWTEYLLGTILAAYREFEGRFGRISSGVGSKTDMVLNAIDGMVADFGIADLERACPLVSRDMIRHVLVTLRNEEKIENLSKGKYAKWRKLKAVTNKFNGATDA comes from the coding sequence ATGAACTCCCTCGCCCCGATCTATGTCGAAAAAATCGTCGTCCCCCAGCGCCTTGTTTCCACCATCCGCCAGATCGGAGAACACAAGGGGAAACAGGAGCTGTACAAACAGCAGGCCCCGGAGATGCTGGAAAACCTACGCCGGGTCGCGATGATCCAGAGCACCGAATCTTCCAACCGGTTGGAGGGGATCGTCGCCGACGAAAAACGTCTGCGGGCGCTGGTGGCCGAGAAAACCGCCCCCGCCAACCGCTCGGAGGCCGAGATCGCCGGTTATCGCGACGTTCTGAATACCATTCATGCCAGTTACGACCACATCCCCTTTTCCGATAACGTCGTCCTGCAACTGCACCGCGACTTGATGAAATATGCGGGCAAGGAAGGTGGGCGCTGGAAATCGGTCGCCAACGAAATTACCGAAATCCTGCCTGACGGAAATAAACATGTCCGCTTCGTCCCGGTCGCACCGCACCAGACCGCCGAAGCCATGCGTGTTCTACATGACCGTTACAACGAACTGACCCGGAGGCAGGAGTGGGACCCGCTGCTGCTCATCCCTTTCTACGTGCTCGATTTTCTCTGCATCCACCCCTTTCTTGACGGCAACGGCCGCATGGCCCGGCTGCTGACGGTGCTGCTGCTCTATCAGAACGGCTACGAAGTGGGGCGTTACATCAGCCTGGAGCGAATCGTCGAGCAGAGCAAGGAATCGTATTACGATACCCTCTACGTCGCCTCTCAGGGCTGGCACGAAGGAAGACACGACATCCTCCCCTGGACCGAATATCTGCTCGGCACCATTCTGGCCGCCTATCGCGAATTCGAAGGGCGTTTCGGCCGAATCTCCAGCGGCGTGGGGAGCAAAACCGACATGGTATTGAACGCCATCGACGGGATGGTTGCCGACTTCGGTATTGCGGATCTGGAGCGAGCGTGCCCATTGGTCAGCCGGGACATGATTCGGCACGTACTTGTAACGCTGCGAAATGAAGAGAAAATTGAAAACCTGAGCAAGGGAAAGTATGCTAAGTGGCGCAAGCTTAAAGCGGTAACGAATAAATTCAATGGGGCAACCGATGCCTAG